The Neochlamydia sp. AcF84 genome has a window encoding:
- a CDS encoding NUDIX domain-containing protein — protein sequence MKISKNTHLYPLVTVGALIVADDGDILLVHSFKWKVGFTIPGGKVELGESREQAVTREVLEETGLFIKDLRFALVHDSIYSSEFINPNHFVMNDYVARLSPNSSKKHVILNAEADRYIWISPKEALLLSLNRELYALIEWYIQHPYQNF from the coding sequence ATGAAAATATCGAAAAACACTCATCTATATCCTCTTGTTACTGTGGGAGCCCTAATTGTAGCCGATGACGGTGATATCTTGCTCGTGCACTCTTTTAAATGGAAGGTAGGATTTACCATTCCAGGAGGAAAAGTTGAGCTGGGAGAGTCCAGAGAGCAAGCGGTAACTCGCGAAGTTTTAGAAGAAACAGGATTATTTATTAAAGATTTGCGTTTTGCTTTGGTCCACGATTCTATATATTCTTCTGAATTCATTAACCCTAATCATTTTGTCATGAATGACTATGTCGCACGTTTATCACCAAATTCTTCTAAAAAGCATGTGATTCTTAATGCCGAAGCTGATCGCTACATTTGGATCTCTCCGAAAGAAGCCTTGCTATTAAGCTTAAATCGAGAGCTATATGCTTTGATTGAATGGTATATACAACACCCTTACCAAAACTTTTAA